The Arctopsyche grandis isolate Sample6627 chromosome 10, ASM5162203v2, whole genome shotgun sequence genome window below encodes:
- the LOC143917910 gene encoding kelch-like protein 28, with protein MSKFDGEVPELHATAISGRMYDFYEQKILCNIDLVVGNNKFAMHKLILITNSDFFKSRINDTTTEIILEDSDDILAESVKKTIKFFYCGEIDLQLHQVVNIVKLSKMIEARELEKYCLAYLEKIRDSKNFIFIEDFAKQYGYLQLLEQTKAYITGNFLKIIQEDEFLNMSCERLGELLQLDDLNVAREEQVFQGLKIWVQKNFEFRKTHLDTLMKYIRLPFLSVQFILNEVKPLCYGSLSCRQMVLDTLEYHRYSDNGLQLSTLKPKPRKYKKPALIIARSHNLVSDEIEIYNAEDDSWSVYDDLDNGTVQFGAVIWNNKLITMGGLSEHETINKVFCLDLSTKETTELQAMHKKRKYFAATIIDDQIFVLGGHDEKHNSMNSVERYNLLTNTWTNRAHMLTPRCLHEVAVVGKDIYVIGGCENSIFGINKMDIYNTQLNKWTRAPRMKYNRYFCAAVAMGDHIYAIGGHNGISLIKSVERFDIKSRAWTSLANFPILNYGMRAIAFNEKIICTVLGLVDSTLLLKYDPDTDEWINLE; from the exons ATGTCCAAATTCGATGGAGAAGTTCCCGAACTCCATGCAACAGCAATTTCAGGGCGAATGTATGACTTTTACGAACAAAAGATATTGTGTAATATCGATTTGGTAGTCGGCAATAACAA ATTTGCAATGCACAAGTTGATCCTTATTACGAATAGCGATTTCTTCAAAAGTAGAATAAATGATACAACCACTGAAATCATTTTGGAGGACAGTGACGACATACTCGCGGAGTCTGTCAAAAAGACAATTAAGTTTTTCTACTGCGGTGAAATTG aCTTGCAACTACACCAAGTTGTGAACATAGTCAAATTATCCAAAATGATTGAGGCACGTGAACTTGAAAAATACTGTTTGGCGTACCTTGAAAAAATAAGAGACAGCAAAAACTTCATTTTCATTGAAGATTTTGCCAAACAATATGGGTATTTGCAATTGCTTGAGCAAACAAAGGCTTATATTACGGGGAATTTTTTAAAG ATAATCCAAGAAGATGAATTCTTAAACATGAGCTGCGAACGACTGGGTGAACTTTTACAGTTGGATGATTTAAATGTAGCAAGAGAAGAGCAAGTGTTTCAAGGATTGAAGATTTGGGTGCAAAAAAACTTCGAATTTCGGAAAACGCATTTAGATACTCTAATGAAATATATCAGATTACCTTTCTTGTCCGTTCAG tttattttaaatgaagtgAAGCCGCTGTGTTATGGTTCATTGTCTTGCCGTCAAATGGTATTGGATACGTTGGAATACCATCGTTATTCTGACAACGGACTTCAATTATCTACATTAAAACCAAAACCTCGAAAGTATAAAAAGCCAGCTTTGATAATTGCAAGAAGTCATAATTTG GTTTcagatgaaattgaaatttacaatgcTGAAGATGATTCATGGTCTGTGTATGATGATTTGGACAATGGAACTGTCCAGTTTGGGGCAGTCATCTGGAATAACAAACTGATCACTATGGGTGGTTTAAGTGAACATGAAACCATAAATAAG GTGTTTTGTTTAGACCTCTCGACGAAGGAAACAACAGAATTGCAAGCAAtgcacaaaaaaagaaaatattttgcaGCCACCATCATCGATGACCAAATATTCGTGCTCGGAGGACACGATGAAAAACACAACTCGATGAATTCCGTAGAAAG ATATAATTTGCTTACGAACACGTGGACTAATAGAGCTCATATGTTGACACCGCGTTGTTTGCACGAAGTGGCAGTCGTAGGAAAAGACATTTATGTCATTGGAGGTTGTGAAAATAGTATCTTTGGGATTAACAAAATGGATATATATAACACCCAACTGAATAAATGGACAAGAGCCCCGagaatgaaatataatagatatttttgtgca GCTGTCGCAATGGGAGACCACATTTACGCTATTGGAGGTCACAATGGAATATCGCTTATTAAATCAGTGGAACGATTTGACATCAAATCTCGAGCCTGGACATCATTAGCCAATTTTCCCATACTAAATTACGGGATGAGGGCGATTGCTTTCAACGAGAAAATCATTTGCACCG TTTTAGGACTTGTTGATTCAACATTACTGCTGAAATATGATCCAGATACAGACGAATGGATTAATCTGGAATGA